The DNA window AACGTATATCCACTATTAATGAGATAAACACTAACAAATTAGCAGTAACAAACGGACTATCGTaacttttgttaaatttaaactATGCAATTTGTTCAAAATAAAAACTCCCCAGCATCCTCCATTTTCTAGGCAACCAAACAGAcactaaaactcaaaatttacgTAAAAATCTAAAAACTGTAACCAATACAACAAAATATCGAAGCAATTGCCACTCCTATTAAACGAAAGTACAAATAACATAACTGCCTAGCCCTAGAATACCACAGCCCTAACAGAGATTCAGTGCCTCGAGATGAGTTAAACAAACGAAGACATTATAGTTACTAGAGAAATATAGAAGTGGACTTACAGTAACGTAGTGAAGCCGTTGAACTTGATCCTTGAAAAAgtgtcaaaaaaaaaagttagggCTCGAAAGCGAAATGGATTTTTTTTAGCTGAGACAGGGGAGACAAAGTGAATCAAATTAGTGCCATAGTTTCAAGGATCAGTAAGGTGTGAAGAGTGAAAAATGAGGCTTGGATCCGAACGTAAGGTTTGGTGTATCGAAGCTGAAAGAGAGATGGGGTTGAACAAAAATGGAGGAGTTGGGAAACTGGTAATTGTAGTGAGGTTTACAACGAATTTGGTGATCCTGCATGGAGAATCAGACACGTGGTTAATAATCGGTGATATGACGCCCATCATTCAGTATGTTTTTGACCGTCTGATATGCATAAAACTTTTCATCTTCTTTGTTTCAATAATTAGTTCCATATCTATTTTACTGCACCGAGGTAGGTGTGTAACATTTAGGTAGACTTACTTTTTCATTCCTCTCTCTTCCCCACGTTCCCTCCCTTTttcttagttttttatttttatttttattttattttcgcttaattattttatactattatttatgtTTTACTAAGTTGATCATCAACTCAattgttaaattatcaaaatatcctCTTATAATAAAAAAAGTGATATTATTTGaaggtattttagtctttttaaatctttttcacttcaaaaactcaataaaaatatctatatggtagaattcgAACCACatcaattatatcaataaaacattttatttaccattcaactaaagcattattttaatatttttaaatatttttattttattatgcacactctATTACTTTCAccaattatatgtattaataatgtatttaattaaGTTTGTGTCACAAATTAACTCGACACCAATTCAATATTAATGAAAAcattatgataaataatttagtctaattttagtaacatacatatttaacgtgttattattaattactttcaatttataaatttcattatttattatatgttatttttaaacacacatttatATTCTAAAATTGTATTTAACGTGTAATaggatttttaataaatataaaatgcttttagaaaaaaaacgATTTGCCTCCTTGACTTAATTCACAATCGCATTTAATTGAACACTtgtcattaataaaaaaaatcaactaagtTCTTTTGTTAATGATTTCTATCTTTGACtgcattaaattattaaaatcaacTGACGGACTAATTAAATAACAATACATGACAACCTAAATTAATCTTTcaattttctaataaaaaattataaaattttatgaaaatcataaaagatgtgaaattttatttaaaaatattaaaaatctttGTAAGCctataaattgattaaaatatttaaaaaatcataaaaattaaaaattcttaaaattataataaattatacaaaaatatacaaaaataaatttataaaaaaacatatattactttcttattttagaaaataaatttaaaatccgAATGAAGTAATAACATAAGACCAAttgttaaataatgaaaataattatcaaatcatTAAAGTGATTTTCGTGTCAAATCAAATATTTTTGATCTTGCACCAATAAATAACAATAGTGGGACTCTATCctttttaattgataatttagtACATTACTGTAATTTTGACCTATATTTTTTATATGGTTAGATACTATAAAACTAAacttttattattcaattatacCTATTGCCACgtgtttaatttgattttaaaagtttaattttcaaaacaaagaacaagtaaataacttttttataattatatattaatattttataattttttaaaaacattcatttttataattaattaaaaaattttaaaagtttatataattttttttaacgtttttacaagtttatataaatttttaatattttttaaaattagtagtTAAAAAAAAGGCTGTGGGGGACAAATCtgttgagccaaacaaataatCTGGCCAAAATCAACAAGCTAAATGAAAAATAAAGCAAATGTTTGGAGCATAAATTATTATTCCAAGCAATATTGAGCTTTCTCCATGATAAACACTGAAAAGTATCAAGGTTTACAGAGATAACGATTCACACAAAACTAAATTGATAAAGAAGGTTAGTTCAGAGAAAAAGATTACTAAAACTAAAGCCAAAAGAAATCTGCCATTAAATTATACCTCAAAGCTCAAACACGTTTATTTCATGCCCTTTTGACAAAGTCACCACTTTCATCTTCATCTCTTGAGTTGTCATTCAGGGCATCATTTCCATCATAAGCTCCTCCTTTGTACCCATCTTCACCACCACCAAATCCCATTGAGTCACCTCCATACCCGGTCGAACCTCCAGTTGAAAAGCTATCACCGCCTCCTACATTGAAATTCCCGCCATCTACACCAGATTGACCAAAATCACTACCATAGCTAACACCACCGGTGCCATAGTTATTACCACCACCATAACTTCCTTGACCTCCATAACTGCTACCACCAGTGTTACCATATCCAACATTACCTCCATAATTTCCAGAAGAGAAACCATCATTTCTGTCATAGCCCCCACCACCACCTCCATAGCCACCACTGCCCCCACCATAGCTGCCACCGCCACCACCATATCCACCACCGCCATAACCGCTATTAAAACCTCCACCTCCAAAGTTACGAGGAGGCCTCTCATTTGCATAGTTTACTCTTACTTGACGGCCATGGAGAACCTGCAAACAAGAATTCAGCCACAAAAGTTCCCAAAAAAGATGATAAAACCACACGTTACACTCTTACCTATTGTTTTAGTAACAAAAAGTTACAAGTTGAGACTAAACCTGTCAATTGGATGGGGTTGATTAATTAGGGTTAGGTAAATTTAGGCCTTAAAATTATTAGGTTATTTTCAAGTTTAGGGTCACTTTGGTAGTGGACcattttgggttttgattttacAAAATACTCAATACATGTGTTGTTTCTATTTTTCATTGATTCTTGATTGAAATACCGGTGTTTGACACATATGCATACATGTGTATGAACATATTAGGATCCTATAAGGTTTACCAGCAGCAACCAATTGATATTTCCATATTGCCAAAATCAAAGGCTAGTTACTCAGACCCGAGTAGTGAGTGTAAGATATGGTtatgttttttgttttaaaatatgtttttgaaTGGTCCTGAAAGAGTCACATCCATACCCATGTCTAAATATGTGTCTCGCATAAATacttaaagaaaaacaaaagtcaAAACATTTTCTTTGGCACAATACTTAGAACAACATTAATCAAAGTAACACATAAATCAGCAAAATCCAAATACACTTCTATATTATTACCTGACCATCCAAGGCCTGTAGTGCACTGGAAGCATCCTCAGAACTGGTGTAAGTGACAAAGCCAAATCCTCGGGACCTGCCTGTTTCTCGATCCATAATTATTCGTGCTacaagaaatataaaattaatcagCAGTTTTACAAACTTGAAACTGGTAAAAAGCAAACAACATCGATGATTAGAAAACCAACAGGGAAATCAATTGGTGCACCGATAGCATAGGCACCCGGACATAGGCAAACTCAAAGTTGGAAACAAATAAACATATCCCAATTAACAAATCAATAGCATAAGCACCGAGACATAAGCAAACTCAAAGTCAGAAACAAATAATCATTTCATAGAACAGTTCGTGGATGACACCTAAAGCGTTCACACAACACAGCCTATACTAAAAAAATACTTGAATACCTCATACAAAATGTAGAAAACAAGATTAAAACATCTTGAGACTTTGCAGTTTGGCTTATAACAGCACTAACAAGTTGAAttaaggaattcattcatcataaCATACCATCAATAACTTCACCGTATTTGCTAAAAGCTTCTCTCAGACTTTGATCATCTGTTTGGAACGAAATAcctgcaattaaaaaaattattacaataaGCTGGAAGAAAACCAGGGAACTTAAAAAATGGCTTGATTGGTACAGTGGAAAGTTCAACAGACCTCCCACAAAAAGTTTCGAGCTTGGCGATGTTGACATGCTTCTCAACACTTGAAATAGGCCCGGTCTTGATGCAGACAACTCAGCATTGACATGCATACTTGTGGTCTGCCTAAGTATACTTCCAATTTTACTTAAGAAAGCCATTGCTATAACCTAGTAAACAAATAAGTAAAGAAAGATCAAAACCAGCAAACgaaattgataaattataaaaGCTAATACCTAGACTTAACAATATGCAAACACGATTAGTAAATCTAatacaaaaaaatgaatttatcaaaatctatataatacaatttattaaagtattaaaatttgtATAAGCATAAACTATATTATGACAAACCAAAACACAAAACCATGACTAACAAATCAGTGGCaaaaaacctaaacaaactaTAAAAACATCTAAAGAAATGCAGAAGAAAAAGAGATGGCTTATTACAATAATCACTTATATAGTACTAAACAAAGATAGCTTCTAAAGAAAGAGCcataaattaacataaaaataatcaaaatatgtGATCCAATACTATAaggtaaaatttaaaaacatattttacaagatttaatcttttttttaattggttTTAAACCCCCAAAGGAACAAAAAGGAAGACCCAAGATTCAGACTTTTCTAAGAAACactcattttttttcctttttcgaaCATTGTCCCCCCAAAACCAATCTTTCACTGATCTTAAGCAGACAAAAAAACAAACCAAAGCAAATCATACATActaatttgaaatataaaaacaaaatatataatactaaaggAAGTTTTGAAAAAGTAAACACCTGTAACGATAAATGAAACAGTCTAACGAACAGgtcaataatcaaaataaaaaaaatgaataagggATTAAATGGATAAAAATTAGGGGTTTTTTCGAAGCCTACCCCTTGCCTATGGAACTGAATGCAGAGAACGGACagtgactgatatatttctttgcAGGTTCGTCGCTAAGTAAAACCCTCGGGGTTTTTAAGGCGGAGCGGCGCTCATAATCTATAAATACTCTCCTTGAAATAACCTTTTTAACACGTGTGAGCTTGTGATTGGCAGTGTTTTTCAAGTTGGTAATGTCACCCGCTGTGCAAAAGAACCCTATTGAGGCACACCTTGATGCTTATTgctataattttgattaaattgcaAATATTTACTAAGATAAAGATGTATAAAGTTTAAATATGTTAGAATTCTCTTTAGgagtaaatttagaaaaaaatttcggggccaaaattaaattgtcatttttatgatagtaaaaatgtaatttttaaaaaattaaatcaaatttttattatttttaatgggtcaaagtacaattttaattttactaatttaaattttttaaaattttaaaggattaaaattattttcattttaagggggtCGAGTCCTGCCAACCCCCCCTTGATTTGGCCCTGACTCTCTTATTGTAGATTAGAACTAATCACAATCATTTGATGCACTATTTTCTTATGGCTGACTTAGGCGAATTTGAAGCAAAGAGATTGTTTAATGCTTCACGATTTGTCAAACTTAAGTTCTATCCCCATGACTATAATAAGTTTGAATTTGAGGTTTTTTTCATTATAAATAGATATTCTTTTGctacaaatgtaacacccctaactcgtatccatcgtcgaaacaaggttacggagcattaccgaaataaACAGATCAAATACAGGCATTTCATAATATCTAACATACATGTAagatattattcataaagtcccttatatgaactctcgaggcccaaaacatacattagaaacaagtcaggactaaatcggatactcagagaatttttcgcgaaatttcaaaatttttcctaggtgtagggtacacacgcccgtgtgatcaggccatatggctcacacggccaagagacacagccatgtctcaggccgtgtgggcattcaaaataaggcacacggtcgtgtccccgcccgtgtccatacccgtgtaactctctgacttaggtcatatggccaagtcacacacctgtgtgctaggccgtgtgtaagtGCAGGGGTCACATAGCCAAGCCACACTCCCATGTGAAAaatcctgagcattctgttttaaattttaaagatacagAAGACACACGGTCGAaacatacgcccatgtgctaggccgtgtgtcaaacacggctgagacacacgctcgtgtctctgcctgtgtggacaaaataaggtcatttccaagccttatttctcacccaaacatgTCTTGCACCTACATTAACACTTAAAAATATTCCCAATCtaatataaaacatttgaatcaaaccaaaaccaagtcTTATTAACATTTCATGTTATATAATCAAGTATCCATGCTTAACAATTTGATTActtacatatatattcatattttgtATCAACTCAAGCCATGTTACAACTTGCCTATTAGTTAACCATCAATCAATTATACCAAAACACGCATCAACCTTGATAAGg is part of the Gossypium hirsutum isolate 1008001.06 chromosome D11, Gossypium_hirsutum_v2.1, whole genome shotgun sequence genome and encodes:
- the LOC107912113 gene encoding glycine-rich RNA-binding protein 2, mitochondrial; its protein translation is MAFLSKIGSILRQTTSMHVNAELSASRPGLFQVLRSMSTSPSSKLFVGGISFQTDDQSLREAFSKYGEVIDARIIMDRETGRSRGFGFVTYTSSEDASSALQALDGQVLHGRQVRVNYANERPPRNFGGGGFNSGYGGGGYGGGGGSYGGGSGGYGGGGGGYDRNDGFSSGNYGGNVGYGNTGGSSYGGQGSYGGGNNYGTGGVSYGSDFGQSGVDGGNFNVGGGDSFSTGGSTGYGGDSMGFGGGEDGYKGGAYDGNDALNDNSRDEDESGDFVKRA